The Deltaproteobacteria bacterium genome window below encodes:
- a CDS encoding ATP phosphoribosyltransferase regulatory subunit has product MAESRRSRALLPAAARRRRALVGTLLREFETFGYRPIETPLVESFELLARGLSEADRAQCVRFIEAGSGELVTLRADPTPQIAHMVATTDDDGEPDRVLRWCYAAAVVRQSSDGREPVEQHQLGVELVGDAHPLADVELVALADAAMRAVGLPSFTVDLAHGQLVRAVLKGLQLGPEVFTRVHAALARKHREGVATALVAAGTPASTAAAIASLCERVGSPSRLRQDLAELAPALTQPRVPAMLEQLQAVMDGVLAMGLGEQVVVDLGETRGFEYYSGVRLRVWAAGVHRALVRGGRYDHLLSRYGSDRPATGFAIDLDALEAALAHAGVRDEHGDEGPALVLLCAPGDGDARLRASRRAADARGRGQIAWVEPCRDRGAAEARARREGWHEAYWLDDGGETAIAGSRSHEGDR; this is encoded by the coding sequence GTGGCTGAGTCGCGCCGGTCGCGGGCGCTGTTGCCGGCCGCGGCCCGTCGTCGGCGTGCGCTGGTCGGCACGCTGCTGCGCGAGTTCGAGACCTTCGGCTACCGCCCCATCGAGACCCCGCTGGTCGAGTCGTTCGAGCTCCTCGCGCGCGGCCTCAGCGAGGCCGACCGTGCCCAGTGCGTGCGCTTCATCGAGGCCGGCAGCGGCGAGCTGGTGACGCTGCGCGCCGATCCGACGCCGCAGATCGCTCACATGGTCGCGACCACCGACGACGACGGTGAGCCCGATCGCGTGCTGCGATGGTGCTACGCCGCCGCCGTCGTGAGACAGTCGAGCGATGGCCGCGAGCCGGTCGAACAACATCAGCTCGGTGTCGAGCTGGTCGGCGACGCACATCCCTTGGCCGACGTCGAGCTGGTCGCACTCGCCGACGCCGCGATGCGGGCGGTAGGGCTGCCGTCGTTCACCGTCGACCTCGCCCACGGGCAGCTGGTGCGCGCGGTGCTGAAGGGCCTGCAGCTGGGGCCCGAGGTGTTCACGCGCGTGCACGCGGCGCTGGCCCGCAAGCACCGCGAGGGCGTCGCGACCGCGCTGGTCGCCGCGGGCACGCCGGCGTCGACCGCCGCCGCAATCGCGTCGCTGTGCGAGCGGGTCGGATCGCCGTCGCGGCTGCGGCAGGACCTCGCCGAGCTCGCGCCCGCACTCACGCAGCCACGCGTGCCCGCCATGCTCGAGCAGCTGCAGGCGGTGATGGACGGCGTGCTCGCGATGGGGCTCGGCGAGCAGGTCGTGGTCGATCTCGGCGAGACCCGCGGCTTCGAGTACTACAGCGGCGTGCGGTTGCGGGTGTGGGCCGCCGGGGTCCATCGCGCGCTCGTGCGCGGCGGTCGCTACGATCACCTGCTGTCGCGCTACGGCAGCGATCGACCGGCGACCGGCTTCGCCATCGATCTCGACGCGCTCGAGGCCGCGCTCGCGCACGCCGGCGTGCGCGACGAGCACGGCGACGAGGGACCGGCGCTGGTGTTGCTGTGCGCGCCCGGAGACGGCGACGCGCGCCTGCGGGCGTCGCGTCGGGCCGCCGATGCGCGCGGCCGCGGGCAGATCGCATGGGTCGAGCCATGCCGCGACCGCGGGGCCGCCGAGGCCCGGGCCCGGCGCGAGGGCTGGCACGAAGCCTACTGGCTCGACGATGGCGGTGAGACGGCGATCGCGGGTTCGCGCTCGCACGAGGGGGACCGATGA
- the purH gene encoding bifunctional phosphoribosylaminoimidazolecarboxamide formyltransferase/IMP cyclohydrolase, producing the protein MNDVCQLRRALVSVSDKRALDRLARLLVDARVEVLSTGGTAVALDELGVAVVKVSDYTGAPEILGGRVKTLHPKIHGGILAAPSAEHEAELARHAIPPIDLVVVNLYPFAATIAKPGCSFDEAIENIDIGGPTMVRAAAKNWARVAVVVDPDDYEGIAQEVARDGGLSGATRLRLARKAFAHTAAYDAAVARYLAGRDDAGAALPADELPGFLMIGGHRQGALRYGENPHQPAGFYVDGSATAGLDRARVLQGKPLSYNNLLDADAALLLVRDLAPLGPAAAVIKHASPCGAAVGAASQPIAELYHAAHQVDAESAFGGIVALSRPCDGATAELLASTFLEVVIAPSFDEAARAVLAKKTNLRLLELEVAVPPSTAVLRARTIAGGLLVQREDVIDGSLRDAELVAGDAPVDDAAWRELDFAWRVAKHVRSNAIVVAAGGVTVGLGGGQTSRVEAVRQALSRAGARAEGAVVASDAFFPFRDSIDRLAEAGVRAIVQPGGSVRDEEVVQAAREHGITMLFTRARHFRH; encoded by the coding sequence GTGAACGACGTCTGCCAGCTCCGCCGCGCGCTCGTCAGTGTGAGTGACAAGCGAGCGCTCGATCGGCTCGCGCGCCTGCTGGTGGATGCCCGCGTGGAGGTGCTTTCGACCGGTGGCACCGCGGTGGCGCTCGACGAGCTCGGCGTGGCGGTGGTCAAGGTGAGCGACTACACCGGCGCGCCCGAGATCCTCGGTGGCCGCGTCAAGACGCTGCATCCCAAGATCCACGGCGGCATCCTGGCGGCGCCCAGCGCCGAGCACGAGGCCGAGCTGGCCCGTCATGCGATCCCGCCGATTGATTTGGTGGTGGTGAACCTCTACCCGTTCGCGGCGACCATCGCGAAGCCCGGCTGCAGCTTCGACGAGGCCATCGAGAACATCGACATCGGCGGGCCCACCATGGTCCGCGCGGCGGCCAAGAACTGGGCCCGCGTGGCGGTGGTGGTCGACCCCGACGACTACGAGGGCATCGCGCAGGAGGTCGCCCGCGACGGCGGCCTGTCGGGGGCGACGCGGCTACGGCTGGCCCGCAAGGCCTTCGCCCACACGGCGGCCTACGACGCCGCGGTGGCGCGTTACCTGGCCGGACGCGACGACGCCGGTGCGGCGCTGCCGGCCGACGAGCTGCCGGGCTTCCTCATGATCGGCGGGCACCGCCAGGGCGCGCTGCGCTACGGCGAGAACCCGCACCAACCGGCGGGGTTCTACGTCGACGGCAGCGCGACCGCAGGCCTCGACCGCGCGCGCGTGCTGCAGGGCAAGCCGCTCAGCTACAACAACCTGCTCGATGCCGACGCGGCGCTGCTGCTGGTGCGGGACCTCGCGCCGCTGGGGCCCGCGGCCGCCGTCATCAAGCACGCGAGCCCGTGCGGAGCAGCCGTCGGAGCGGCCAGTCAGCCGATCGCAGAGCTGTACCACGCCGCGCACCAGGTCGACGCCGAGAGTGCGTTCGGCGGCATCGTGGCGCTGTCGCGGCCCTGCGACGGCGCGACCGCGGAGCTGCTGGCGAGCACCTTCCTCGAGGTCGTGATCGCGCCGAGCTTCGACGAGGCCGCGCGCGCGGTGCTCGCGAAGAAGACCAACCTGCGCCTGCTCGAGCTCGAGGTCGCGGTGCCGCCGTCGACCGCGGTCTTGCGCGCGCGCACGATTGCCGGCGGCCTCCTGGTCCAGCGCGAGGACGTGATCGACGGCTCGTTGCGCGACGCCGAGTTGGTCGCCGGCGATGCGCCCGTCGACGACGCGGCGTGGCGCGAGCTCGACTTCGCGTGGCGCGTGGCCAAGCACGTGCGATCGAACGCAATCGTGGTCGCCGCGGGTGGCGTCACGGTCGGGCTCGGCGGCGGGCAGACCTCGCGGGTGGAGGCGGTGCGGCAGGCGTTGTCACGTGCGGGCGCGCGGGCCGAGGGCGCCGTGGTCGCCTCGGACGCGTTCTTCCCGTTCCGTGACAGCATCGATCGGCTGGCCGAGGCAGGCGTGCGCGCGATCGTGCAGCCGGGCGGCTCGGTCCGTGACGAAGAGGTCGTGCAAGCCGCCCGTGAGCACGGCATCACGATGCTGTTCACCCGCGCGCGTCACTTCCGACACTAG
- a CDS encoding adenylosuccinate synthase codes for MSTLVIVGAQWGDEGKGKVVDAVAAQADVVARFAGGNNAGHTLVVDGRKVVTHLVPSGCLYPGTRCVLGAGMVIDPDVLADEIASLHALGLLRDDELRVSLSAHVIFGYHRALDGAREDRAAGGARAIGTTRRGIGPAYEAKAARRGVQVRDLFEPELLRARLEQNRDVVGAELAAASLPPFDVEAAMRDAEAWAKWLAPVVCDTGALCHAAIREGRRVLLEGAQGALLDLDHGTYPYVTSSSTIAGGASSGLGIGPTLIDGVWGISKAYATRVGAGPFPTRLDDATGERLRQVGGEFGATTGRPRDCGWLDLPALRYGARLSGMTGLCITKMDVLAQLGQAQVCVAYEDGIDPGRDGLARARPQLQVVPGFDDPTLLGALMQARRFEELPRCVRAYLDLVAAHVEVPISLLSMGPDREQTVFVHEPFRSR; via the coding sequence ATGAGCACGCTCGTGATCGTGGGCGCCCAGTGGGGCGACGAAGGCAAGGGCAAGGTCGTCGACGCGGTCGCGGCCCAGGCGGACGTGGTCGCGCGCTTCGCCGGTGGCAACAATGCCGGGCACACGCTGGTGGTCGACGGTCGCAAGGTCGTGACCCACCTGGTGCCCTCGGGTTGCCTGTACCCCGGCACGCGGTGCGTGCTCGGGGCCGGCATGGTCATCGATCCCGACGTGCTCGCCGACGAGATCGCGAGCCTTCACGCGCTCGGTCTGCTGCGCGACGACGAGCTGCGGGTGTCGCTGTCGGCCCACGTCATCTTCGGCTACCACCGCGCCCTCGACGGGGCGCGCGAGGACCGAGCCGCCGGCGGGGCGCGGGCGATCGGCACCACGCGTCGCGGCATCGGGCCCGCCTACGAGGCCAAGGCCGCCCGGCGCGGCGTGCAGGTGCGCGACCTGTTCGAGCCCGAGCTGCTGCGCGCACGGCTCGAGCAGAACCGCGACGTCGTCGGGGCCGAGCTGGCCGCGGCCTCGTTGCCGCCGTTCGACGTCGAGGCGGCGATGCGCGACGCCGAGGCGTGGGCGAAGTGGCTGGCGCCGGTGGTGTGCGACACCGGTGCGCTGTGCCACGCGGCGATTCGCGAGGGGCGTCGCGTGCTGCTCGAGGGCGCCCAGGGGGCGCTGCTGGATCTCGATCACGGCACGTATCCCTACGTGACCTCGTCGAGCACGATCGCCGGTGGAGCCAGCAGCGGGCTCGGCATCGGGCCGACGCTCATCGACGGTGTGTGGGGCATCAGCAAGGCCTACGCGACGCGGGTCGGCGCGGGCCCGTTCCCGACGCGGCTCGACGATGCGACCGGCGAGCGGCTGCGACAGGTCGGTGGCGAGTTCGGGGCCACGACCGGTCGTCCGCGCGACTGCGGGTGGCTCGATCTGCCGGCGCTGCGCTACGGCGCGCGGCTGTCGGGCATGACCGGCCTGTGCATCACGAAGATGGACGTGCTCGCCCAGCTCGGGCAGGCGCAGGTGTGCGTCGCCTACGAAGACGGGATCGATCCCGGACGCGACGGCCTCGCGCGCGCGCGCCCGCAGCTCCAGGTCGTGCCGGGCTTCGATGATCCCACGTTGCTCGGCGCGCTCATGCAGGCGCGGCGCTTCGAGGAGCTGCCGCGCTGCGTGCGGGCCTACCTCGATCTCGTCGCCGCGCACGTCGAGGTGCCGATCTCGCTGCTCTCGATGGGGCCGGATCGCGAACAGACCGTGTTCGTGCACGAGCCGTTTCGTAGCCGGTGA
- a CDS encoding DUF1015 domain-containing protein: MAKIRPFRGLRYDSTRAGDPAALLAPPYDVIDGPGRAELAARSPNNCIHFVLPEGDGAAKYGRGAQEFRAQVERAMARDDAPAFYVYHQRYTVEGRERTRRGFIGLIELTRFGAGPVLAHERTLAGPKLDRLELMRTTMAHIELVFGLFADPAREWEAIVAPALGEPVLQARFDDIDHTLYRVDAPEVVAALQQHLAPASIYIADGHHRYETMCSFRDELAAQRHPAADYGMIYLSNLDDPELTVLPTHRMVHGLAKLSLDEVLAHAEPHFTCESSPLPADAASLRAQLIAAGRDGAAFGLAVPGSARWTVLRLRAGFDPVAAGLGGLPPALQRLDVALLHELLLERAMGISKAAQEAKTNLRYEKSTARALELAAHGGDDTQLCCFMNATPVADVRAVCDSGQVMPQKSTFFHPKIPGGLVFYDLDAAAREAGAARG, translated from the coding sequence ATGGCCAAGATCCGTCCTTTTCGCGGTCTGCGTTACGACAGCACCCGTGCCGGCGATCCGGCGGCACTGCTGGCGCCGCCCTACGACGTGATCGACGGCCCCGGCCGCGCCGAGCTGGCGGCACGCTCGCCCAACAACTGCATCCACTTCGTGTTGCCCGAGGGTGACGGTGCCGCCAAGTACGGTCGGGGCGCGCAGGAGTTCCGCGCGCAGGTCGAGCGCGCGATGGCCCGCGACGACGCGCCGGCGTTCTACGTCTACCACCAGCGCTACACCGTCGAGGGCCGCGAGCGCACGCGCCGGGGCTTCATCGGCCTCATCGAGCTGACCCGCTTCGGCGCCGGCCCGGTGCTCGCCCACGAGCGCACGCTCGCCGGCCCCAAGCTCGACCGGCTCGAGCTCATGCGCACCACGATGGCCCACATCGAGCTGGTGTTCGGGCTCTTCGCCGATCCGGCGCGGGAGTGGGAGGCCATCGTCGCCCCCGCCCTGGGTGAGCCGGTGTTGCAGGCCCGCTTCGACGACATCGATCACACGCTCTACCGCGTCGATGCGCCCGAGGTGGTCGCGGCGCTGCAGCAGCACCTCGCGCCGGCATCGATCTACATCGCCGACGGTCACCACCGCTACGAGACGATGTGCAGCTTCCGCGACGAGCTCGCAGCCCAGCGGCACCCGGCCGCCGACTACGGCATGATCTACCTGTCGAACCTCGACGATCCCGAGCTGACGGTGCTGCCGACCCATCGCATGGTCCACGGGCTGGCGAAGCTCTCGCTCGACGAGGTGCTCGCCCACGCCGAGCCGCACTTCACCTGCGAGAGCTCCCCGCTGCCGGCCGACGCCGCCAGCCTGCGCGCGCAGCTCATCGCGGCCGGTCGCGACGGCGCCGCCTTCGGGCTCGCGGTGCCGGGCAGCGCCCGCTGGACGGTGCTGCGCCTGCGCGCCGGTTTCGATCCCGTCGCCGCCGGGCTCGGCGGCCTGCCGCCCGCGCTGCAGCGGCTCGACGTCGCGCTGTTGCACGAGCTGCTGCTCGAGCGCGCGATGGGCATCAGCAAGGCCGCACAGGAGGCCAAGACCAACCTGCGCTACGAGAAGTCGACCGCGCGTGCGCTCGAGCTCGCGGCCCACGGCGGCGACGACACCCAGCTGTGCTGCTTCATGAACGCGACGCCGGTCGCGGACGTGCGGGCGGTCTGCGACAGCGGGCAGGTGATGCCGCAGAAGAGCACCTTCTTCCACCCGAAGATCCCCGGTGGGTTGGTGTTCTACGATCTCGACGCGGCGGCCCGCGAGGCCGGGGCCGCGCGTGGCTGA
- the purD gene encoding phosphoribosylamine--glycine ligase, with the protein MRVLVIGSGGREHALAWRLAHDGADVLVAPGNDGIADEHACAALDVRDAPAVLELVRRHRSELCVIGPEQPLVDGLADALRAGGVPCFGPSAAAARLEGSKVDAKAFMRAHGIPTARAEVVHDRATLTAALARFDAPPVVKADGLAAGKGVVVAESFEEAEAAARRCLEERIFGTAGAQVVLEQRLTGQEVSLFVVTDGEHAQIMAPAQDHKRIGDGDTGPNTGGMGAYVPAPVFTPNVRARALSQVVAPTLAGLRAQGRPFVGVVFVGLMIDRDEQPWVIEYNVRFGDPEAQALSWGLDAPLLPALHAAATGGLVDGELPTRPAATVVLAAAGYPGEPRRGDPITGLAAAGADPRVKIFHAGTRRQGDGFVTHGGRVLGVCAREHTLQAALAAAYRAVDGVHFDGMQVRRDVGARALVPA; encoded by the coding sequence ATGCGAGTGCTCGTGATCGGCAGTGGAGGGCGCGAGCATGCGCTCGCGTGGCGACTGGCCCACGACGGCGCCGACGTGCTGGTCGCACCGGGCAACGACGGCATCGCCGACGAGCACGCGTGCGCGGCGCTCGACGTGCGCGACGCCCCGGCGGTGCTCGAGCTGGTCCGACGCCATCGCAGCGAGCTGTGCGTGATCGGCCCGGAGCAGCCGCTGGTCGACGGGCTCGCCGACGCGCTGCGGGCCGGCGGCGTGCCTTGCTTCGGGCCCTCGGCCGCGGCCGCGCGACTCGAGGGCAGCAAGGTCGACGCGAAGGCCTTCATGCGCGCGCACGGCATCCCGACCGCGCGCGCCGAGGTCGTGCACGACCGCGCGACGCTGACCGCCGCGCTGGCGCGCTTCGACGCGCCGCCGGTGGTGAAGGCCGATGGCCTCGCGGCTGGCAAGGGCGTGGTGGTGGCCGAGAGCTTCGAGGAGGCCGAGGCCGCCGCGCGACGCTGCCTCGAGGAGCGCATCTTCGGCACCGCGGGGGCCCAGGTCGTGCTCGAGCAGCGGCTGACGGGGCAGGAGGTCAGTCTGTTCGTCGTCACCGACGGCGAGCACGCCCAGATCATGGCGCCGGCGCAGGATCACAAGCGCATCGGCGACGGCGATACCGGCCCCAACACCGGTGGCATGGGGGCCTACGTACCCGCGCCGGTGTTCACGCCCAACGTTCGTGCCCGCGCGCTGTCGCAGGTGGTCGCGCCGACGCTCGCGGGCCTGCGTGCGCAGGGGCGGCCGTTCGTGGGCGTGGTGTTCGTCGGGCTCATGATCGATCGCGACGAGCAGCCGTGGGTCATCGAGTACAACGTGCGCTTCGGCGATCCCGAGGCGCAGGCGCTGTCGTGGGGCCTCGACGCGCCGCTCTTGCCGGCTCTGCACGCCGCCGCCACCGGTGGCCTGGTCGACGGCGAGCTGCCGACCAGGCCGGCCGCGACCGTGGTGCTGGCGGCGGCCGGCTATCCCGGCGAGCCGCGGCGCGGTGACCCGATCACCGGACTCGCAGCGGCGGGCGCGGATCCGCGGGTCAAGATCTTCCATGCCGGCACGCGCCGGCAGGGCGACGGGTTCGTCACCCACGGCGGCCGCGTGCTCGGGGTCTGCGCGCGCGAGCACACGCTGCAGGCCGCGCTCGCGGCGGCCTATCGCGCGGTCGATGGCGTGCACTTCGACGGCATGCAGGTGCGTCGCGACGTCGGTGCGCGAGCGCTCGTGCCGGCGTAG
- a CDS encoding aminotransferase class I/II-fold pyridoxal phosphate-dependent enzyme gives MVRRFDLRSDTVTRPTAAMREAMRAAEVDDDAYGDDAAVGSLERRVAALLGHDAGLWLPTGTMANQLAVALHCPRGSTVACSPGAHVRIHEDASAAALSGVQLMSIGDRTGFDADELDALVDEESCGWPPLHLVWLENTLGEAGGAIWPLHDPRRAAHGLQAIADRARGRGKPLHLDGARLWNAHVATGIEMHVFGALADTVSVSLSKGLGAPAGSVLCGSDDRIATARRLKHALGGAMRQAPAMLAAAGHYALDHHIARLRDDHRRARALADAIADLPHWQVTPPQTNLVLARVQPPLTRAEPLCAALREAGVACYPNIAREVRLAVHLGLDDADIAEVATIIRATLGDDPTRFTS, from the coding sequence ATGGTACGCCGCTTCGATCTCCGCAGCGACACCGTCACCCGCCCGACCGCGGCGATGCGCGAGGCCATGCGTGCCGCCGAGGTCGACGACGACGCCTACGGCGACGATGCGGCGGTCGGCTCGCTGGAGCGTCGCGTCGCCGCGCTGCTCGGCCACGACGCCGGGCTGTGGCTCCCCACTGGCACGATGGCGAACCAGCTCGCGGTCGCGCTGCACTGCCCCCGTGGCAGCACCGTCGCCTGCAGCCCCGGTGCCCACGTGCGGATCCACGAGGACGCGTCGGCGGCCGCCCTGTCGGGCGTGCAGCTGATGTCGATCGGCGACCGCACGGGCTTCGACGCCGACGAGCTCGACGCGCTCGTCGACGAGGAGTCGTGCGGCTGGCCGCCGCTGCACCTGGTGTGGCTCGAGAACACGCTGGGTGAGGCCGGCGGCGCGATCTGGCCGCTGCACGATCCACGTCGCGCGGCCCACGGCCTGCAGGCGATCGCCGACCGGGCGCGCGGCCGCGGCAAGCCCCTGCACCTCGACGGCGCGCGGCTGTGGAACGCCCACGTCGCCACCGGCATCGAGATGCACGTCTTCGGCGCGCTCGCCGACACCGTGAGCGTGTCGTTGAGCAAGGGCCTCGGCGCGCCCGCGGGCTCGGTGCTGTGTGGCAGCGACGATCGCATCGCCACCGCGCGACGACTCAAGCACGCGCTCGGTGGCGCGATGCGCCAGGCGCCGGCGATGCTCGCCGCGGCCGGTCACTACGCCCTCGATCACCACATCGCGCGGCTGCGCGACGATCACCGTCGCGCCCGGGCGCTCGCCGATGCGATCGCCGACCTCCCGCACTGGCAGGTCACGCCGCCGCAGACGAACCTCGTGCTCGCGCGGGTCCAGCCGCCACTCACCCGCGCCGAGCCGCTATGTGCGGCGCTGCGCGAGGCCGGCGTCGCGTGTTACCCGAACATCGCCCGCGAGGTCCGCCTCGCGGTCCATCTCGGGCTCGACGACGCGGACATCGCCGAGGTCGCCACGATCATCCGTGCGACGCTCGGCGACGACCCGACGCGCTTCACATCTTGA
- a CDS encoding zinc-ribbon domain-containing protein, translating into MKIECDKCAAKYSIADEKVRGKTFKIRCKKCSNVIIVRDKAAGVGALGAEPEAPPAVGWHLAINGETIGPMTEDEVRQRFAAGEIDRETAVWQEGFEDWLPLTEVDTFADLAGGAAAAEDPFASANQEEYARAVPHSEPAVVAAPVARAAGGGGAAVSEPSSPRVTRLSGQRNENSVLFSLDSLQALATGGGAANATRGGAPSRQGPKSLATQAPSSEGSGLIDIRSLGAMVGADAAPTPVASAPKADDAALPSFGGASLGGLASAPLVPQASAEPMMHPAMVVAAPPQRSNAPLYVMMVILLLAVAGLAAFIVLRPNEPVVVQAPPAAEAPSVKGASDKDDDEDKDKDDKDKDKDDKDKDDKDDKAKDEGADKAADTEAVADTEGGDAPPTDGKADPSKPKPKGPSTSKPSGSTPSKPTGTTPSKPTGTTPTPSKPSGGDNLDIDCILDPKLPKCKGGGGSSSKPSGGTTPPKPADPSLPESLSTGDIKAGVSPVKDSAKACGGKHGAQPGETVKVKLSIAGATGAVTSASAEPPHQGTPLGNCVAAALKKATFKKFQKATLGAVYPVKM; encoded by the coding sequence ATGAAGATCGAATGCGACAAGTGTGCCGCGAAGTACTCCATCGCCGATGAGAAGGTCCGCGGGAAGACCTTCAAGATCCGCTGCAAGAAGTGCAGCAACGTCATCATCGTGCGGGACAAGGCGGCGGGCGTGGGTGCGCTCGGAGCCGAGCCCGAGGCGCCGCCGGCGGTCGGCTGGCACCTCGCGATCAACGGCGAGACGATCGGGCCGATGACGGAGGACGAGGTGCGTCAGCGCTTCGCCGCCGGCGAGATCGATCGTGAGACCGCGGTGTGGCAGGAGGGCTTCGAGGATTGGTTGCCGCTGACGGAGGTCGACACGTTCGCCGATCTCGCGGGGGGAGCCGCCGCCGCGGAAGATCCGTTCGCCAGCGCGAATCAGGAGGAGTACGCCCGCGCCGTGCCGCACTCGGAGCCTGCGGTCGTCGCAGCTCCGGTGGCCCGCGCCGCCGGTGGTGGTGGTGCGGCGGTGTCCGAGCCCAGCTCGCCCCGCGTCACGCGACTGAGCGGCCAGCGCAACGAGAACTCGGTGCTGTTCTCGCTCGACAGCCTGCAGGCGCTCGCCACCGGTGGTGGTGCCGCCAACGCCACACGCGGCGGTGCGCCGTCGCGTCAGGGGCCCAAGAGCCTGGCGACCCAGGCCCCGTCGTCCGAGGGCTCGGGCCTGATCGACATTCGCTCGCTCGGCGCGATGGTCGGTGCCGATGCAGCGCCGACCCCGGTCGCGTCGGCGCCCAAGGCCGACGACGCCGCCCTGCCGAGCTTCGGCGGTGCGAGCCTCGGTGGTCTCGCGTCTGCGCCGTTGGTGCCGCAGGCCTCGGCGGAGCCGATGATGCATCCCGCGATGGTCGTCGCCGCGCCGCCGCAGCGATCCAATGCGCCGCTGTACGTCATGATGGTCATCCTGCTGCTCGCGGTCGCGGGGCTGGCTGCGTTCATCGTCCTGCGTCCCAACGAGCCGGTGGTCGTGCAGGCACCGCCCGCCGCCGAGGCGCCCAGCGTCAAGGGGGCGTCCGACAAGGACGACGACGAGGACAAGGACAAGGACGACAAGGACAAGGACAAGGACGACAAGGACAAGGACGACAAGGACGACAAGGCCAAGGACGAGGGCGCCGACAAGGCCGCCGACACCGAGGCCGTTGCCGACACCGAGGGTGGCGATGCGCCCCCGACCGACGGCAAGGCCGATCCGAGCAAGCCGAAGCCGAAGGGTCCGTCGACCTCGAAGCCCAGCGGCAGCACGCCGAGCAAGCCGACCGGCACCACGCCGAGCAAGCCGACCGGCACCACGCCGACGCCGTCGAAGCCCAGCGGCGGCGACAACCTCGACATCGACTGCATCCTCGATCCCAAGCTGCCGAAGTGCAAAGGCGGCGGCGGCAGCAGCAGCAAGCCCAGCGGTGGCACGACGCCGCCGAAGCCCGCCGATCCCAGCCTGCCCGAGAGCCTCTCGACGGGCGACATCAAGGCCGGCGTGTCGCCGGTGAAGGACTCGGCGAAGGCTTGCGGAGGCAAGCACGGCGCGCAGCCAGGCGAGACCGTGAAGGTGAAGTTGTCGATCGCCGGTGCCACGGGTGCCGTGACCTCGGCCTCTGCCGAGCCGCCGCACCAGGGCACGCCGCTCGGCAACTGCGTGGCCGCAGCGCTCAAGAAGGCGACCTTCAAGAAGTTCCAGAAGGCGACGCTGGGCGCCGTCTACCCGGTCAAGATGTGA
- a CDS encoding DNA-binding protein: MLKIIEDTAPAAPALEALDAGIEIETDDDDDRDPRPIVRRVRAKTIAMKRLTKEELRIGALLYPERSYWRPQTRGECANVARPCPYVSCKYHLYIDVNPATGSIKINFPDLEVWELQHSCALDVASQGGITLEEVGEILNLTRERIRQVEVRGLMKLKECGGDELLAYLARASD, from the coding sequence ATGCTGAAGATCATCGAAGACACCGCGCCCGCCGCTCCCGCCCTCGAGGCACTCGATGCCGGCATCGAGATCGAGACCGACGACGACGATGATCGCGACCCGCGGCCCATCGTCCGTCGCGTCCGCGCCAAGACCATCGCGATGAAGCGACTCACCAAGGAGGAGCTCCGCATCGGCGCGTTGCTCTACCCCGAGCGCAGCTACTGGCGCCCGCAGACCCGCGGCGAGTGTGCCAACGTCGCGCGGCCGTGCCCGTACGTCAGCTGCAAGTACCACCTGTACATCGACGTCAACCCGGCGACCGGCAGCATCAAGATCAACTTCCCCGACCTCGAGGTCTGGGAGCTGCAGCACAGCTGCGCGCTCGATGTCGCCTCGCAGGGTGGCATCACGCTCGAGGAGGTCGGCGAGATCCTGAACCTCACCCGCGAGCGCATCCGCCAGGTCGAGGTCCGCGGGCTGATGAAGCTCAAGGAGTGCGGCGGCGACGAGCTGCTGGCCTACCTGGCGCGCGCCTCCGACTAG
- a CDS encoding MerR family transcriptional regulator has translation MHVALTEAQVREIEAATPEGLSSQELVAAFASRDVKFTEATLRKYVQLGLVPRSRRVGRKGKHLGSRGIYPVRAVRRINAIKKLMAEHYTIEEIQARFLTFKDSIEILDEALAELVRLFEERIANHDPEARARLGSELAAVRTSATELLEGVHRLEKMILHAGDAARPRGGGAAGATELL, from the coding sequence ATGCACGTCGCACTGACCGAAGCGCAGGTCCGTGAAATCGAGGCCGCGACCCCCGAAGGTCTCAGCTCGCAGGAGCTGGTGGCCGCGTTCGCGTCGCGCGACGTGAAGTTCACCGAGGCGACGCTGCGCAAGTACGTGCAGCTCGGGCTGGTGCCGCGCTCACGCCGGGTCGGCCGCAAGGGCAAGCACCTCGGCAGCCGGGGCATCTATCCCGTGCGGGCGGTGCGACGCATCAACGCCATCAAGAAGCTGATGGCCGAGCACTACACGATCGAAGAGATCCAGGCTCGGTTCCTCACCTTCAAGGACAGCATCGAGATCCTCGACGAGGCGCTGGCCGAGCTGGTGCGTCTGTTCGAGGAGCGCATCGCCAACCACGACCCCGAGGCGCGCGCGCGGCTCGGCAGCGAGCTCGCCGCGGTGCGCACCAGCGCCACCGAGCTGCTCGAGGGCGTGCATCGGCTCGAGAAGATGATCCTTCACGCCGGCGATGCCGCCCGCCCACGCGGCGGCGGTGCAGCCGGTGCGACCGAACTGCTCTGA